A genomic segment from Kyrpidia tusciae DSM 2912 encodes:
- a CDS encoding glycosyltransferase has translation MLILKYDQQIDMSRDTSTSLVMRLWAMTFIRPHRIRLLIRALGQYWRSNGGWKHVGLIIKKAKLTYELYGLKGIWKKALSMVTLDQLTDPNLVYETFIRKHESFDKGAISKRIEQLVYCPVISVLVPVYNTEERWLRKCIESVQNQFYPHWELCIADDCSPNPRVREILEEYARKDHRIKLIFRETNGHISEASNSALSLATGDFVALLDHDDELAPHALLENVLLLNQHPDADMIYSDEDKIDENGKRYDPFFKPDWSPDTFLSQMYTCHLGVYRTELVRKIGGFRKGFEGAQDYDLVLRLTEETERIYHIPKVLYHWRATSQSTASSAAVKPYAQTAGLRALKEALLRRKEDGWVEQVDGVYRVHYVISKEPLVSIIVPTRDMAELLDRCLVSLFERTSYKNFEVIIVDNGSCKQETCDVFKKWVRQEPVRVRVERIDIPFNYSRLNNMAVRHAKGELLLFLNNDIEILSPDSWLAEMVGQAERKTVGAVGAMLLYPDYTIQHAGVVLTGGVAGHSHKHFPVDAPGYFGRLRTISNYSAVTGACLMVKKELFDLVGGFDERLEIAFNDVDFCLKLLQRGFYNVWLPHVRMVHYESKSRGYEDTPEKQERFLREIQLMRERWGHHIGSDPFYNPNLSQDKGDFLLRSY, from the coding sequence GTGTTGATCTTGAAGTACGATCAGCAAATTGACATGTCCCGTGACACTTCTACCTCCTTGGTAATGCGTCTATGGGCTATGACTTTTATACGGCCGCACCGCATCCGACTACTCATACGGGCGCTCGGGCAATATTGGCGTTCCAACGGGGGGTGGAAGCATGTCGGCCTTATAATTAAGAAGGCAAAATTGACGTATGAGCTCTATGGCCTCAAGGGCATATGGAAAAAAGCTCTTTCAATGGTTACCCTAGATCAATTGACAGACCCCAATCTTGTCTATGAAACCTTTATCCGAAAACATGAATCATTCGACAAGGGTGCCATATCGAAACGGATAGAGCAACTAGTGTATTGTCCCGTCATCTCTGTTTTAGTTCCTGTGTACAATACTGAGGAAAGATGGTTGCGAAAATGTATTGAATCCGTTCAGAACCAATTCTATCCGCATTGGGAATTGTGTATTGCTGATGACTGTTCTCCGAACCCTCGGGTACGGGAGATTCTTGAAGAATATGCGAGAAAAGATCACCGTATCAAGTTGATCTTCAGGGAAACCAACGGCCATATCTCGGAGGCTTCGAATTCTGCATTATCGTTAGCCACGGGCGATTTTGTTGCGCTTCTAGATCACGACGATGAATTGGCTCCTCATGCCCTACTGGAAAATGTATTGCTTCTCAATCAGCACCCGGATGCTGACATGATTTACAGTGACGAAGATAAAATAGATGAAAATGGGAAACGATATGATCCCTTTTTCAAACCGGATTGGTCCCCGGATACTTTTTTATCTCAGATGTATACGTGCCATCTTGGTGTTTACCGAACAGAGTTGGTGCGTAAGATCGGCGGTTTTCGAAAAGGTTTCGAGGGGGCTCAGGACTATGACTTGGTTCTTCGATTAACGGAGGAAACTGAACGGATTTACCATATACCCAAGGTACTGTATCATTGGAGAGCAACGTCTCAGTCGACGGCTTCGTCTGCGGCGGTAAAACCTTACGCACAAACGGCCGGACTGCGGGCGCTGAAAGAGGCCTTACTTCGTCGAAAAGAAGATGGTTGGGTTGAACAGGTGGATGGTGTGTATCGAGTACATTATGTTATATCTAAGGAACCACTAGTATCTATAATCGTTCCAACTCGGGATATGGCCGAATTGCTTGATCGGTGTTTGGTGTCTCTTTTCGAAAGGACAAGCTATAAAAATTTCGAGGTTATTATTGTAGATAACGGAAGTTGCAAACAAGAAACGTGTGATGTGTTCAAGAAGTGGGTTCGACAAGAACCAGTAAGGGTAAGGGTGGAGAGGATTGATATTCCTTTTAATTATTCTCGTTTAAATAACATGGCAGTCCGACATGCCAAAGGCGAACTTTTATTATTTCTCAACAACGATATTGAAATACTCTCGCCAGACTCTTGGTTGGCCGAAATGGTGGGTCAAGCTGAAAGAAAAACAGTTGGTGCTGTCGGGGCAATGCTTTTGTATCCGGATTACACCATTCAACATGCGGGTGTTGTTCTTACGGGTGGTGTAGCTGGCCACAGCCACAAGCACTTTCCTGTTGATGCGCCCGGTTACTTTGGACGGTTGAGAACCATCTCTAACTACTCAGCCGTTACCGGAGCTTGCCTAATGGTCAAAAAGGAATTATTTGATCTGGTTGGGGGGTTCGACGAAAGATTAGAGATTGCTTTCAATGATGTCGATTTCTGCCTCAAGTTGTTACAACGAGGTTTCTACAATGTTTGGCTCCCACATGTCCGAATGGTTCATTACGAGTCGAAAAGTCGAGGATATGAAGATACCCCGGAAAAGCAAGAGCGTTTTCTGAGAGAAATTCAACTTATGAGAGAGCGCTGGGGACATCATATCGGAAGTGATCCTTTTTATAACCCAAATTTGTCACAGGACAAAGGAGATTTTTTGTTAAGATCTTACTGA
- a CDS encoding glycosyltransferase family 2 protein yields the protein MELLSVIVRTMPGREHFLDQCLFSLSVQHYRPIQVIVVVQLPDGDADVEGLLKPLYRIIHQHGRFLEDIVIKRHTATKDERSRALNIGISEATGRFIAFLDDDDVVYPEHYTKLIDLVQRSGRVWAYSGTARAIYRRQEKDIYLVQRDFPFRSSDYSFVEHLRDNFIPIHSFLVDRSRVDVQLRFDENLIRLEDYEFLLRLARYHEPGRVPAVTCEYRIWNDGSNSVLDGTDDAKARAEKRQIWERANQQLYWRKHELIGWWVGELLENGVSSGGSSTQVGVSSPYQSLVDMYWDSTSWAITAPIRRAIQSLRGIPKEQRPVVQSYAEAKQIVEAIERSTSWRIAAPVRFMGKILRH from the coding sequence ATGGAATTATTGTCGGTTATTGTTAGAACGATGCCCGGGCGAGAACATTTTCTCGATCAGTGCTTGTTTAGTTTGTCCGTCCAACATTATCGTCCGATTCAAGTGATTGTTGTTGTGCAATTACCGGATGGCGACGCTGACGTAGAGGGACTGCTTAAACCACTTTATCGGATTATCCACCAACATGGACGGTTCCTCGAGGACATCGTTATTAAGCGTCACACTGCCACGAAGGACGAAAGGTCAAGGGCTTTGAACATCGGGATTAGCGAAGCCACGGGACGGTTTATAGCTTTTCTTGATGACGATGATGTTGTATATCCTGAACACTATACTAAGTTGATCGACTTGGTGCAACGATCCGGACGTGTGTGGGCTTACTCGGGTACAGCAAGAGCTATATATCGCCGGCAGGAGAAAGATATATATTTAGTGCAGCGAGATTTTCCGTTTAGATCTAGTGATTATTCATTTGTTGAACACCTTCGCGATAACTTTATTCCAATACATTCATTTTTGGTTGACCGATCAAGAGTTGACGTGCAGCTTCGTTTTGATGAAAACTTAATTCGACTTGAAGACTACGAATTTCTCCTTCGACTGGCGCGCTATCATGAGCCAGGCCGTGTTCCAGCAGTAACATGCGAGTATCGAATATGGAATGACGGTTCCAATAGTGTGCTCGACGGCACCGATGACGCTAAGGCTAGAGCTGAAAAGCGGCAGATATGGGAAAGAGCCAACCAGCAACTGTATTGGCGAAAGCATGAGCTTATTGGATGGTGGGTAGGCGAGTTGCTTGAAAACGGGGTTAGCAGCGGCGGTAGCTCTACACAAGTTGGGGTTTCTTCCCCTTATCAGTCCTTGGTTGACATGTATTGGGACTCAACTTCATGGGCCATAACAGCTCCGATTCGAAGAGCTATTCAATCCCTTCGTGGCATTCCTAAGGAGCAAAGACCGGTAGTTCAGTCGTACGCTGAAGCTAAACAGATTGTGGAGGCAATTGAGCGTTCTACCTCGTGGCGTATCGCAGCTCCCGTTAGGTTTATGGGGAAGATACTTCGGCATTAA
- a CDS encoding class I SAM-dependent methyltransferase has translation MRPDRLTGATPWHGHIPFAFWLVRQLRPKIIVELGVHAGNSYCAFCQAVERLNMSSACFGVDTWQGDEHGGFYDESVFNELKQYHDPRFGHFSSLLRMTFDEAVELFDDGTVDLLHIDGLHTYEASKHDFEHWKRKLSNRAIVLFHDIEVRDRGFGVWRLWNELQSQYPTFAFSHSYGLGVLQYGSDIPTTVSSLMTSDDNQRMAVQTHFQTLGERVNLLWQVRELSDRLTMANKDLQSTDRLLDQARAIESQLRAENEQLKTDVNRLTSELGAEIDQLKRTVQIYETSTSWRITRPARSMSRVIRRLARRQ, from the coding sequence ATGAGACCAGACAGATTAACAGGAGCTACTCCTTGGCACGGACACATCCCCTTCGCGTTTTGGCTTGTACGACAACTTCGCCCCAAAATCATAGTGGAACTTGGTGTTCATGCAGGGAACTCGTACTGCGCGTTCTGCCAAGCTGTAGAGCGTCTTAATATGTCATCCGCTTGCTTTGGTGTAGACACGTGGCAGGGAGATGAGCATGGTGGCTTCTACGACGAGTCAGTTTTTAATGAACTGAAGCAATACCACGACCCCAGGTTTGGGCATTTTTCATCACTGCTACGAATGACCTTCGACGAGGCCGTAGAACTATTCGACGATGGGACTGTTGATCTTCTTCATATCGACGGTCTACATACCTACGAGGCTTCTAAACACGATTTTGAACATTGGAAGAGAAAACTGAGTAACCGAGCAATTGTTCTCTTCCATGACATCGAGGTCAGGGATCGTGGTTTTGGAGTATGGCGCTTATGGAATGAATTACAGTCCCAGTATCCTACATTTGCGTTTAGTCATAGCTACGGGCTAGGCGTTCTCCAATATGGTTCAGACATTCCTACAACCGTTAGTTCATTAATGACAAGCGACGACAACCAACGAATGGCGGTACAAACTCATTTTCAGACTTTGGGAGAGAGGGTAAATCTCCTTTGGCAAGTGCGTGAATTGTCCGATAGACTAACAATGGCTAACAAAGATCTACAGTCAACGGACAGATTGTTAGATCAAGCTCGTGCGATTGAATCACAGCTAAGGGCAGAGAACGAGCAGTTAAAAACGGATGTGAATCGGTTGACCTCCGAACTAGGCGCTGAGATCGATCAACTGAAAAGGACTGTACAAATTTATGAGACTTCGACTTCATGGAGAATTACACGGCCAGCTAGATCTATGAGCCGTGTGATAAGGAGATTAGCTCGCAGACAGTAG
- a CDS encoding glycosyltransferase family 2 protein, whose product MQQVVIGLVLFRNDEEQLTRCLLGIASQTLAEQVILLAVHDNDMGSSLNSFRRAYKESGLQIPVIESSSENCGFGAGHNQLMKRVRTSISTGFGYLCLNPDAVMHPVCLQELLSFAAKKNYQGIFEAKQFPLPHPKYYHPQLGITPWCSACCLLIPETVYTRVNGFDEKFFLYCEDVDLSWRVKAAGYECYTVNTALVHHYVVDRDPEDDSHRRFFMLVSGAILAEKWRGDAFKQQMINELSNMFGFDIDTLELGSIEKMSKFDIMRARPDFRHSFTFARYHYTQC is encoded by the coding sequence ATGCAGCAAGTAGTGATTGGGTTGGTCCTGTTTCGGAATGATGAAGAACAGTTGACTCGTTGTCTTTTGGGAATCGCAAGTCAGACCCTTGCAGAGCAGGTGATACTACTGGCGGTTCACGACAACGACATGGGTTCGTCATTAAACAGCTTCAGACGTGCATACAAAGAGAGCGGGTTGCAAATACCCGTAATTGAATCAAGTAGTGAAAACTGCGGGTTTGGTGCCGGGCACAACCAGTTAATGAAGCGTGTTCGTACATCAATTTCTACAGGCTTCGGGTATCTTTGCTTAAACCCAGATGCTGTCATGCATCCCGTCTGCCTGCAGGAACTGTTGTCTTTTGCCGCGAAGAAAAACTATCAAGGAATTTTTGAAGCAAAACAATTTCCTCTACCGCATCCGAAATACTACCATCCCCAATTGGGTATCACTCCTTGGTGTTCTGCATGTTGTCTCTTGATTCCCGAAACGGTATATACCCGAGTTAATGGGTTTGATGAAAAATTTTTCTTATATTGCGAAGATGTGGATCTGTCTTGGCGTGTCAAAGCTGCAGGTTATGAATGTTATACTGTAAACACTGCGTTGGTGCACCACTATGTGGTGGATCGCGACCCGGAAGATGATTCCCACCGTAGGTTTTTCATGTTGGTGTCGGGTGCGATTTTGGCCGAAAAGTGGCGTGGCGACGCATTTAAACAACAAATGATAAATGAGCTAAGTAACATGTTTGGCTTTGATATTGATACCCTTGAATTGGGATCGATTGAGAAAATGAGTAAATTTGACATTATGCGTGCCAGGCCGGACTTCAGACACAGCTTTACCTTTGCACGCTATCATTACACACAGTGCTGA
- a CDS encoding ABC transporter ATP-binding protein — translation MSDAVEVQNVWKKFRIYHDKAYTLKERLIFWNRQKADEFWALKGVNLTIHSGTTVGLIGRNGSGKSTLLKIISRILYPTRGEVKIRGRVSTLLELGAGFHPDFTGRENIFLNASILGFTRKEIKDKLQDIIAFSELEDFIDNPVRNYSSGMYMRLGFSVAVHVDPDILLVDEVLAVGDLAFQEKCINRIKEMKRQGKTIIFVSHSPDQVEDLCDVAVWLDKGEIKMQGRADQVVEAYVRSVS, via the coding sequence TTGTCCGATGCAGTAGAAGTGCAAAACGTCTGGAAAAAATTCCGCATCTATCATGATAAGGCGTATACGCTCAAAGAACGCTTGATCTTTTGGAACCGGCAAAAGGCCGACGAATTTTGGGCTCTTAAGGGTGTGAATTTGACGATCCATTCCGGAACCACCGTCGGGTTGATCGGCCGGAACGGGTCAGGGAAAAGTACGTTATTAAAGATTATCAGCCGGATTCTCTATCCAACCAGAGGAGAGGTCAAGATCCGTGGCCGCGTGTCAACACTCCTGGAACTGGGAGCCGGTTTTCATCCCGACTTCACAGGGAGAGAAAATATTTTCCTGAACGCGTCGATTCTTGGGTTTACTCGAAAGGAAATTAAAGACAAGCTACAAGATATTATCGCCTTCTCGGAACTGGAGGATTTTATTGACAACCCGGTTCGTAATTACTCATCGGGGATGTACATGCGCCTCGGATTTTCGGTGGCCGTCCATGTGGATCCGGACATTCTCCTTGTTGATGAAGTTTTGGCCGTAGGGGATTTGGCTTTTCAGGAGAAGTGCATAAACCGGATTAAAGAAATGAAGCGCCAGGGAAAAACGATCATCTTTGTCTCGCACTCCCCGGATCAGGTGGAGGATTTGTGTGATGTGGCCGTATGGCTGGACAAGGGCGAGATCAAGATGCAAGGGCGGGCGGACCAAGTGGTAGAGGCCTATGTCCGTTCGGTGTCTTGA
- a CDS encoding ABC transporter permease: MKRILEYLAYREMLKNLTLRELQVRYKGSVLGFLWTFFNPLLLLVVYSIVFSFIMKSSIKPYPMFLFVALLPWNFMANSVLQGSLSLVQNAGLIKKVYFPRVVLPLSAALANLINYILSLAILIPALLLFKVKLSWALLSFPVVLFVETVLVIGLAVLVAALNVYFRDLEHIIGVLMSVWFFLTPIIYPMDFVPKEVQVYFSVNPMTPLIEAYRDIFFYGMWPDWRALGYCAVGFVILLVVSFSVFDRLQRNVAEEL, encoded by the coding sequence ATGAAGAGGATTTTAGAATATCTTGCATACCGAGAGATGCTGAAGAACCTGACACTCCGAGAATTACAGGTGCGTTATAAGGGGTCTGTCTTGGGCTTTCTTTGGACGTTCTTCAATCCATTGTTGCTATTGGTGGTATATAGCATTGTCTTTTCTTTCATTATGAAATCCAGTATCAAACCGTATCCCATGTTTTTGTTTGTCGCTCTCCTTCCTTGGAATTTCATGGCGAATTCGGTGCTGCAAGGTTCATTGAGTTTGGTTCAAAATGCGGGTTTGATTAAAAAGGTGTATTTTCCAAGGGTAGTGTTACCGTTATCCGCGGCCTTGGCAAATTTGATTAACTATATATTAAGCCTTGCCATCCTTATTCCGGCTCTACTTCTGTTTAAGGTTAAATTGTCGTGGGCACTCCTATCTTTTCCGGTTGTGTTATTTGTAGAGACGGTTCTGGTAATTGGGTTGGCTGTTCTGGTCGCTGCTCTCAATGTTTATTTTCGAGACTTGGAGCACATTATCGGTGTACTTATGTCAGTGTGGTTTTTCCTTACGCCTATCATTTATCCGATGGATTTCGTACCAAAGGAAGTTCAGGTATACTTTTCAGTCAATCCTATGACTCCATTGATTGAAGCTTATCGGGACATTTTCTTTTATGGAATGTGGCCTGACTGGCGGGCTCTCGGTTACTGTGCGGTTGGTTTCGTGATTCTTCTGGTTGTAAGTTTTAGTGTTTTTGATCGGCTGCAAAGAAATGTAGCCGAGGAATTATGA
- a CDS encoding ISNCY family transposase gives MTNNELKRALGLERLVKKDICTTDAAHLLGLSVRQVLRLKKRYLEHGTEGLIHRNRGRKPAHALPQELKDHILNLYQGPRYQGANDCHFADLLREHEQIAVSPSTVRRIRIQAGLPSRCRRRAPKAHRPRPRKPQAGLLWQIDATPFNWLEDRGPQLHLLAAIDDATGQVVAATFRHYEDLAGYFEVMRQGILAYGVPVALYSDRHTIFRSPREPLTIEQQLAGEQQPLSQFGQALAELGITHYKARTPQAKGRVERLWRTLQNRLVIELRLRNVCSLEEANAVLPELIARHNAQFAVLPDQAQPAYRPVPQHLDLRYVLCFRDHRTVGAGQTLSYQGTLYTLAVPRSFKAPPPKTRVQVRQTLDGEVVAWYQGALLPLRPTSPSPPAASPTAQKQTAGPRPPHRPAADHPWRRASLISKNRR, from the coding sequence TTGACCAACAACGAACTCAAAAGAGCCTTGGGGCTCGAGCGCCTCGTCAAGAAAGACATCTGTACGACAGATGCCGCTCATCTTCTGGGTCTGTCAGTCCGTCAGGTCCTTCGCCTGAAAAAACGCTATCTTGAACATGGAACGGAGGGACTCATTCACCGCAACCGCGGCCGCAAGCCCGCTCATGCCTTGCCCCAGGAGCTCAAGGATCACATCTTGAACCTCTACCAAGGCCCCCGGTATCAGGGGGCTAACGACTGCCATTTCGCCGACCTCTTGCGCGAACATGAACAGATCGCCGTCAGCCCTTCCACCGTTCGCCGCATCCGGATCCAAGCAGGTCTTCCTTCCCGTTGTCGCAGGCGTGCCCCCAAGGCCCATCGCCCAAGACCCCGCAAGCCTCAGGCCGGCCTGCTCTGGCAAATCGACGCCACCCCCTTCAACTGGCTCGAAGACCGCGGCCCTCAACTGCATCTGCTGGCCGCCATCGACGATGCCACCGGTCAGGTCGTTGCCGCGACCTTTCGTCACTACGAAGACCTTGCCGGTTATTTCGAGGTCATGCGTCAAGGGATTCTCGCCTACGGCGTCCCGGTCGCCCTGTACTCGGACCGGCACACCATCTTTCGCTCTCCCCGCGAACCCTTGACCATCGAACAGCAACTCGCCGGTGAGCAGCAGCCCCTCTCCCAGTTCGGTCAGGCCCTGGCTGAACTCGGCATCACCCATTACAAGGCCCGAACGCCTCAGGCCAAAGGTCGGGTGGAACGGCTCTGGCGGACCCTTCAAAATCGCTTGGTCATCGAGCTACGCCTGCGTAACGTCTGTTCTCTGGAGGAGGCCAACGCCGTCCTGCCCGAACTCATTGCTCGGCACAATGCTCAGTTTGCTGTCTTGCCGGACCAAGCCCAGCCGGCCTATCGCCCGGTTCCCCAACACCTCGACCTTCGCTACGTCCTGTGTTTCCGGGATCATCGCACCGTTGGAGCCGGTCAAACCCTGTCTTACCAAGGCACGCTCTACACCCTGGCCGTACCTCGCTCCTTCAAGGCACCACCTCCAAAAACCCGTGTCCAGGTCCGTCAGACCCTAGACGGCGAGGTTGTTGCTTGGTATCAAGGGGCTCTCCTCCCCCTTCGCCCCACCAGTCCTTCGCCGCCTGCCGCTTCTCCCACTGCTCAAAAACAAACAGCGGGCCCGCGACCACCGCATCGACCCGCTGCCGACCACCCGTGGAGACGGGCGTCCCTGATTTCCAAGAACCGGCGTTGA
- a CDS encoding nucleoside-diphosphate sugar epimerase/dehydratase, which yields MTRWVRQFAWMAYDGFVIAFTVLLAYGLRFDFVWDNPYLKYSPLAILLCLGVFWGTYSFAHLYKKMWRYASIHELLTLAVATTLSLPVLYIFSHVVHTMAGSVVIPRSIFLIAYPFVLMGVGGGRLLRRIIPDVVRDASSNEAERVLIVGAGQAGAMVAKELRAHPDGKRIPIAFADDDPQKLGMEVLGLRVLGNRHSIPDLVREYRIDEIIIAIPSAPRREIQDIISVCRHCEAKLRILPDLKDILSGNSVIRMIRDVNLEDLLRREPVDLDLESIARSLAGKRVLVTGAGGSIGSELCRQLSGFKPERLILLGHGEHSIFTIYRELITSFPDVAVEPCIADVQDRQRIIQVMQNYQPHVVFHAAAHKHVPLLESNPSEAVKNNILGTINVADAAHLCGVERFVMISTDKAVNPTNVLGATKRAAEMYVQAMNDQSDTVFTSVRFGNVLGSRGSVVEIFQEQIQRGGPVTVTHPQMTRYFMTLNEAAQLVIQAGVAAQGGEVFLLDMGKPVRIVELAEDLIRLSGYEPGTDIPITFIGIRPGEKLHEEMLTAEEGAHVTKYDRIYVGECGTDVSLTKILNDIEGLKQILEDGEDLETQSVKIKLALQRLVPNYQIYFGEQEARAVETIPQVR from the coding sequence GTGACCAGATGGGTTCGGCAATTCGCTTGGATGGCTTATGATGGGTTCGTGATTGCCTTCACCGTCCTTTTGGCGTACGGTTTACGGTTTGATTTCGTATGGGATAATCCCTATTTGAAATATAGCCCGTTGGCGATCCTTTTATGCCTAGGCGTATTCTGGGGAACCTATTCGTTTGCCCACCTGTATAAAAAAATGTGGCGGTATGCCAGCATTCATGAACTGCTCACATTGGCCGTCGCGACGACCTTAAGCTTGCCGGTCTTATACATTTTTTCGCATGTCGTACATACCATGGCGGGCAGCGTTGTGATTCCGCGGTCCATATTTCTGATTGCATACCCATTCGTTCTCATGGGCGTGGGGGGCGGTCGTCTGTTGCGGCGGATCATCCCGGACGTGGTTCGGGATGCTTCGTCAAATGAGGCCGAGCGAGTGCTGATCGTCGGAGCCGGCCAGGCGGGGGCCATGGTGGCAAAGGAACTGAGGGCCCATCCGGATGGGAAGCGAATCCCCATTGCCTTCGCGGATGACGATCCCCAAAAATTAGGCATGGAAGTTTTGGGGCTTCGTGTTTTGGGCAACCGGCACAGCATCCCGGATTTGGTCCGAGAGTACCGGATTGACGAAATCATCATCGCTATCCCTTCGGCGCCTCGGAGAGAGATTCAAGATATCATTTCCGTGTGCCGGCACTGTGAGGCGAAATTGCGAATCCTGCCGGATCTCAAGGACATCTTGTCGGGCAATTCCGTGATCCGAATGATTCGGGACGTTAATCTCGAAGACCTGTTACGGCGGGAGCCCGTGGATCTGGACCTTGAGAGCATCGCACGTTCGCTGGCCGGGAAGCGGGTGTTGGTGACGGGTGCCGGGGGATCCATCGGGTCGGAACTGTGTCGACAGTTGTCCGGTTTTAAGCCCGAAAGGCTGATCCTTTTGGGTCACGGCGAGCACAGCATTTTCACGATTTACCGGGAACTCATCACTTCCTTTCCCGATGTCGCAGTCGAGCCTTGTATTGCCGACGTCCAGGATCGACAGCGGATCATCCAGGTGATGCAAAACTATCAACCCCATGTTGTTTTTCATGCGGCGGCGCATAAACATGTTCCACTGCTAGAGAGCAACCCATCGGAAGCCGTTAAAAATAACATCCTCGGGACCATCAATGTGGCAGACGCCGCTCATCTTTGCGGAGTGGAACGGTTTGTGATGATTTCTACAGACAAAGCGGTCAACCCAACGAATGTTCTCGGGGCGACGAAGCGGGCGGCAGAAATGTACGTACAGGCGATGAATGATCAGAGTGACACCGTTTTTACTTCGGTTCGTTTCGGGAATGTTCTTGGGAGTCGTGGAAGTGTTGTGGAGATTTTCCAAGAACAAATTCAACGCGGCGGACCTGTGACAGTGACTCATCCGCAGATGACCCGGTACTTTATGACGCTCAACGAAGCGGCGCAACTGGTGATTCAGGCCGGAGTCGCGGCTCAAGGCGGGGAGGTTTTTCTTCTCGATATGGGTAAGCCGGTCCGAATTGTTGAATTGGCCGAGGATTTGATTCGTTTATCGGGCTATGAGCCCGGTACGGACATCCCGATCACCTTCATCGGGATTCGACCCGGGGAAAAATTGCACGAAGAAATGTTGACCGCTGAGGAAGGGGCTCACGTGACCAAATACGATCGGATTTATGTTGGCGAATGTGGGACGGATGTTTCTTTGACCAAGATTTTGAACGACATTGAGGGGTTGAAACAGATCCTCGAGGACGGAGAAGACCTGGAGACACAAAGCGTCAAGATCAAGCTGGCGCTCCAGCGCTTGGTCCCGAACTATCAGATTTACTTCGGAGAGCAAGAGGCACGGGCGGTTGAAACCATTCCTCAAGTACGGTGA
- a CDS encoding SDR family oxidoreductase, protein MVRVMVTGGAGFIGSHVVDRLCEGGYEVAVVDDLSTGRKEQVHPSAVLYIQSVDSESVAHVFEAFRPEIVIHLAAQSNVPRSIQDPLSDTRINVLGTVNVLNQCRDYGVRKVIYASSAAVYGHPQYLAIDEEHPVRPVSFYGISKYTPELYVRTYGELYGLDYTILRFANVYGPRQDPTGEGGVVSIFVDKLLRGEPVIINGDGEQTRDFIYVEDVAAANVAALTLGSGEVLNIGTGCPTSINELWNTLSSLTGTAARAIHRENRARDIRHSCLANAKARRLLEWEPRFALRDGLERTWLYHERLRGSATRQSEVYKLQRP, encoded by the coding sequence ATGGTGCGGGTTATGGTGACCGGGGGTGCGGGTTTTATCGGTTCCCATGTGGTGGACCGGTTGTGTGAAGGCGGCTATGAGGTGGCTGTCGTGGATGATTTGAGCACGGGTCGGAAGGAACAGGTTCATCCCTCGGCAGTGTTGTACATCCAATCTGTGGATTCAGAAAGCGTGGCTCACGTCTTTGAAGCTTTCCGTCCGGAGATCGTGATTCACCTGGCAGCCCAAAGCAATGTGCCGCGGTCGATTCAGGACCCTCTTTCGGACACCCGCATCAACGTGTTGGGCACGGTCAATGTGTTGAATCAATGTCGGGATTACGGCGTCCGCAAGGTTATCTATGCTTCGTCGGCCGCCGTGTACGGCCATCCCCAGTACCTGGCCATCGATGAGGAGCACCCTGTCCGACCCGTTTCCTTTTATGGCATCTCAAAATACACCCCGGAACTGTACGTGCGCACGTATGGGGAATTATACGGCTTGGATTATACCATCTTGCGATTCGCCAACGTCTACGGTCCGCGCCAGGATCCCACCGGAGAAGGCGGCGTTGTGTCGATTTTTGTGGACAAGTTGTTGCGGGGAGAACCGGTTATCATCAACGGGGACGGAGAACAGACCCGGGACTTTATTTATGTCGAAGATGTGGCGGCGGCCAACGTCGCGGCCTTGACCCTTGGCTCGGGGGAAGTGTTGAACATCGGAACCGGATGTCCAACTTCGATCAATGAGCTCTGGAACACATTAAGCAGCTTGACCGGCACGGCTGCCCGTGCCATCCATCGGGAAAACAGAGCCAGGGACATTCGCCACAGTTGTCTGGCCAACGCCAAGGCGCGGCGATTGTTGGAATGGGAACCGCGCTTTGCTTTGCGGGATGGGCTTGAGAGAACCTGGCTATACCATGAACGTCTCCGGGGGTCTGCGACAAGACAGTCGGAGGTATACAAACTCCAAAGACCTTAG